In Nanohaloarchaea archaeon SW_7_43_1, a single window of DNA contains:
- a CDS encoding succinate--CoA ligase subunit alpha, with product MSILVNNNTKVVIQGITGREASEKLSEMLEYGTDIIAGVTPGKGGLEVEGVPVYDTVEKALDDHPQINTSLVYVPPSAAKDAAFEAIENDVELVDIVTERVPTKDSWKIHEKAKEKDVRVVGPTSVGIISPGKCKLGPIGGTRPEEVYKPGKIGIISKSGGMTTETAWVVRQAGFGVSTAIGLGGDRIACTTFADALKMFESDDQTEAVVMFGELGGTYENKAAELIEQGAFSKPLIAFVAGNFTEKMPSQSYGHAGAIIREDTDKPSYKEKRLRDAGAHVADFHHEIGDVIEDLEIK from the coding sequence ATGTCTATACTGGTAAATAATAATACAAAAGTGGTGATCCAGGGTATAACAGGGAGAGAAGCCTCAGAGAAACTATCGGAGATGCTTGAATACGGAACAGATATTATAGCCGGGGTAACTCCAGGAAAAGGAGGACTGGAAGTAGAAGGAGTACCTGTCTATGATACAGTAGAGAAAGCCCTTGATGATCATCCGCAGATCAACACATCCCTTGTTTATGTACCGCCATCAGCCGCCAAAGATGCCGCTTTCGAAGCAATTGAAAACGATGTAGAGCTTGTCGATATAGTTACGGAACGAGTTCCAACTAAGGATTCTTGGAAAATCCATGAAAAAGCTAAAGAGAAAGATGTCCGTGTTGTAGGTCCAACTTCGGTAGGCATAATATCGCCAGGAAAATGTAAATTAGGTCCTATAGGAGGAACCAGACCTGAAGAAGTCTATAAACCTGGAAAAATAGGTATAATATCTAAATCCGGAGGAATGACAACAGAGACAGCATGGGTGGTACGTCAGGCAGGTTTCGGTGTCTCGACAGCTATCGGGCTTGGAGGAGACAGAATCGCTTGTACCACTTTTGCCGATGCCCTGAAAATGTTTGAAAGCGATGATCAGACAGAAGCTGTTGTCATGTTCGGTGAGCTAGGCGGAACTTACGAGAACAAAGCTGCCGAACTTATCGAACAGGGAGCTTTCTCAAAACCCCTTATCGCATTTGTAGCAGGAAATTTCACAGAGAAAATGCCTTCACAGAGTTACGGTCATGCCGGCGCTATAATCAGAGAAGATACTGATAAACCGTCCTACAAAGAAAAAAGGTTGAGAGATGCAGGAGCTCATGTAGCAGATTTCCATCACGAGATTGGAGATGTTATAGAGGATCTAGAGATTAAGTAA
- a CDS encoding ATP:cob(I)alamin adenosyltransferase has translation MVYTGRGDRGRTDLSSGERVSKSSERIQAFGTIDELNSLTGLCQNFTVDKEENLKGIQNELHILQAELANRDPDKKISQEDVDRLEIRCDDYQEECPALRDFVLAGGTRSASNLHLARSVTRRAERKVVALDEKEEIREEVLAYINRLSDLFFMMARHENYLEEVEEKNPEY, from the coding sequence ATGGTTTATACTGGTAGAGGTGATCGGGGAAGAACAGATCTTTCCTCTGGAGAAAGAGTTTCCAAGTCCTCTGAAAGGATACAGGCCTTCGGAACCATCGACGAACTAAACTCTTTGACCGGTCTCTGCCAAAACTTTACTGTAGATAAGGAAGAAAACTTGAAGGGAATCCAGAACGAACTTCATATTCTTCAAGCAGAACTTGCGAACAGAGATCCAGATAAGAAAATAAGTCAGGAAGATGTTGATCGGCTTGAGATAAGATGCGATGACTATCAGGAAGAGTGTCCGGCACTAAGAGACTTTGTGCTTGCAGGCGGCACACGATCAGCCTCCAATCTTCACTTGGCACGTTCAGTTACAAGAAGAGCTGAAAGAAAAGTTGTGGCCCTAGACGAGAAAGAGGAAATCCGGGAAGAAGTACTGGCCTACATCAACCGTTTAAGCGATCTTTTCTTTATGATGGCACGACACGAGAACTATCTAGAGGAAGTTGAGGAAAAGAATCCGGAATACTAG
- a CDS encoding MarR family transcriptional regulator, whose amino-acid sequence MPIAIDEFESQPEEILGLDKETQAYKVLEYLAENPDKAFTPKEISEETGIKKGSTGTVLSRLEDRNLVRHKGKYWAVIEDDRLASFTAMTQASSASIGDNYFGESE is encoded by the coding sequence ATGCCTATTGCAATAGATGAATTTGAATCACAGCCAGAAGAAATACTGGGCCTTGATAAGGAAACACAAGCGTATAAAGTGCTTGAGTATCTAGCCGAGAATCCTGACAAAGCATTCACTCCGAAAGAAATCAGTGAAGAAACAGGGATCAAGAAAGGAAGTACGGGCACAGTTCTCTCCCGACTGGAAGATCGGAACCTTGTACGGCATAAAGGAAAGTACTGGGCAGTCATAGAAGATGATCGACTGGCATCCTTCACTGCGATGACTCAGGCAAGTTCCGCTTCAATTGGTGATAATTACTTTGGTGAGAGCGAGTGA
- a CDS encoding glutamate dehydrogenase — translation MTDFEDAQENLKEALNAINKEDYYDRLKNPKRFVEVNFPVSMDNGEKKVFTGYRSQHSMARGPGKGGIRYSKNVNQDEVKALSLWMSLKCAIADIPFGGAKGGVKVDPNNLSEAEEERLSRRYIDAIAEVIGENKDVPAPDMNTSGKHMAWMMDEYSVDNRENIPAVVTGKPVKAFGSEGRTESTGYGATYIIEKIIEEQDLELEELTVAVQGFGSAADPAVEKLDELGVKIVAVSDSSGATYNENGFSYRELKECRSDDGTVCKIGERVSNDELLTLDVNFLIPAAIEDVITEENADDIEADYIVEIANGPTTLEADEILKEKEVKMIPDILANSGGVTVSYYEWVQNRSGDYWEKDKVLKKLKENIRGAYTKFRERREKEDKYGRQAAYEIAAEKIVGTMEQKD, via the coding sequence ATGACGGATTTTGAGGATGCACAGGAAAACTTGAAGGAAGCATTAAATGCAATTAACAAGGAAGATTACTACGACCGGTTGAAGAACCCGAAAAGGTTTGTAGAGGTTAATTTCCCAGTTTCAATGGATAACGGGGAAAAAAAGGTTTTTACAGGTTACAGATCCCAGCACTCAATGGCCCGAGGACCTGGAAAAGGAGGTATCAGATACTCTAAAAATGTCAACCAGGATGAAGTCAAGGCACTGAGCCTCTGGATGAGCCTGAAATGTGCCATAGCTGATATACCTTTCGGCGGAGCGAAGGGAGGAGTTAAGGTTGATCCGAACAATCTTTCTGAAGCAGAAGAAGAACGGCTTTCCAGAAGATACATTGATGCTATTGCGGAAGTCATAGGGGAAAACAAGGATGTGCCCGCACCTGATATGAATACTTCCGGGAAACATATGGCCTGGATGATGGACGAATACAGCGTGGACAACAGAGAAAACATTCCCGCAGTTGTAACAGGTAAACCGGTAAAGGCATTCGGCTCTGAGGGAAGAACTGAATCAACAGGTTACGGAGCAACATACATAATCGAGAAGATTATAGAAGAACAAGATCTTGAACTAGAAGAACTAACCGTAGCTGTACAAGGCTTCGGGAGCGCAGCAGATCCTGCAGTAGAGAAACTGGATGAACTAGGAGTTAAAATAGTAGCTGTATCCGATTCCTCAGGCGCAACATACAATGAGAACGGCTTCTCCTACAGAGAGCTTAAAGAATGCAGAAGTGATGACGGAACCGTCTGTAAAATCGGTGAAAGAGTCTCTAACGACGAACTTCTAACACTTGATGTCAATTTCCTGATCCCGGCCGCAATAGAAGACGTGATAACCGAGGAAAATGCGGACGATATTGAAGCAGATTACATAGTGGAAATTGCCAACGGTCCGACGACCCTGGAAGCAGATGAGATACTGAAGGAGAAAGAAGTCAAGATGATACCGGATATACTTGCCAACTCGGGCGGAGTCACAGTATCATACTATGAATGGGTTCAGAACCGTTCAGGTGATTACTGGGAGAAAGATAAAGTGCTTAAGAAGCTGAAGGAGAATATTCGGGGAGCCTACACAAAGTTCCGTGAGAGGAGAGAGAAAGAGGATAAATACGGGAGGCAGGCAGCCTATGAGATAGCCGCTGAGAAAATAGTCGGTACCATGGAACAGAAAGACTAG
- a CDS encoding cation transporter — MASDYTGLSQEEAEKKLEEHGSNELKEENKTTKLDILVRQVKGNFLIWILLFAAGISYYASIYKPEKIFTFYFIIIIVGILVVTGFIQEWKAEEAMKKLKDMQKSKTTVVRNGKKKEIPSENVVPGDILKLERGDSVPADAEILESNDISIDEATLTGESEAVSKEDGDEIYSGTTIVFGKCTAKVTATGMDTELGKIADQVQGETRDSPLKRKMNTLAKRFAAVALVAVGLIMTLGFLEGADMFNVVLVSIALAVASVPEGLPLALTLTLSYGMRDMAEKNAIVKKMLAVEGLGSTTVICTDKTGTLTRNEMTIQKVFADFEEFDVEGVGYVPEGDITQNGEQVDVGNRETLRRLVKTGLLCNNSELVEENGDYGISGEPTEASLVVLGEKLGTSREEKEEEMPREDEILFTSERKMMTTVNKVEDRCDAFTKGAPEFVLEKCSHIMIEGERKELTEQKKQDILEKNKEYANDALRVLALAYREDVSEPFDAENIEEDLTLLGLAGMIDPARENVKDAIETSHTAGVDVKMVTGDNPRTAKAIAEQIGLVDSDARVMTGDEIEEMDEEELMDVLPDVEIYARTKPEHKNSIVSALQDEGEIVAMTGDGVNDAPAVKNADVGVGMGQKGTDVTKEASDVILEDDNFGSIVSAVEDGRRIYDNIEKFTTYLVSRNFAEIITILAVVLTFPYLFGESGFKYLPLIALQILFINVVEEELPSISLGLDPAEKGIMKRMPRPPDTKILNSRNLALVSGISLIAGLFGYLAFIASNPIVEPERARTVVFATSVLTVVLKTFSFRSLTRNITEIDLLKNKLTILSAIVVLPAGLVAIYFPQLARSEVFGHQPPGLEGWMLAVAGAVITVLFIEAEKVYRKRKK; from the coding sequence GTGGCTTCAGATTATACAGGGCTCTCACAGGAAGAAGCAGAGAAGAAGCTTGAAGAACACGGCAGCAACGAGCTGAAAGAAGAGAATAAAACTACCAAGCTCGATATTCTTGTTAGACAGGTAAAGGGAAACTTTCTTATCTGGATACTGTTGTTTGCAGCCGGTATTTCTTACTATGCATCGATTTACAAGCCTGAAAAGATATTCACATTCTACTTCATAATTATAATAGTTGGAATCCTGGTTGTGACAGGTTTCATCCAGGAGTGGAAAGCCGAAGAGGCGATGAAGAAATTAAAGGATATGCAAAAGTCCAAGACCACTGTGGTGAGAAATGGGAAGAAGAAAGAGATTCCTAGTGAGAACGTGGTTCCCGGGGATATACTTAAACTTGAGAGAGGGGATTCCGTTCCTGCTGATGCAGAAATTCTAGAGTCAAATGATATTTCTATAGACGAAGCTACACTTACAGGTGAAAGCGAGGCCGTCAGTAAAGAAGACGGAGACGAAATATACTCAGGCACAACCATAGTATTTGGAAAATGTACTGCAAAAGTCACCGCCACAGGGATGGATACTGAACTAGGCAAGATCGCGGACCAGGTTCAGGGAGAGACAAGAGACAGCCCCCTCAAACGTAAGATGAATACCCTGGCAAAGAGATTTGCGGCTGTAGCATTGGTAGCGGTCGGTCTTATAATGACACTGGGATTCTTAGAAGGTGCGGATATGTTCAATGTTGTACTTGTGAGTATAGCCCTTGCTGTAGCATCTGTACCGGAGGGACTACCGCTAGCCCTTACTTTGACTCTTTCCTATGGGATGAGGGATATGGCGGAGAAAAATGCTATCGTGAAGAAGATGCTTGCGGTTGAAGGACTTGGATCCACTACTGTAATATGTACGGACAAGACAGGGACTTTGACAAGAAACGAAATGACTATACAGAAGGTTTTCGCCGACTTTGAAGAATTTGATGTGGAAGGTGTAGGATACGTCCCTGAAGGAGATATAACCCAGAACGGAGAACAAGTGGATGTTGGAAACAGAGAGACACTTAGAAGACTGGTTAAGACAGGATTGTTGTGTAATAACTCTGAACTGGTTGAGGAAAACGGTGATTACGGTATATCTGGAGAACCTACAGAGGCTTCGCTTGTAGTGCTTGGAGAGAAGCTGGGAACCAGTAGAGAGGAAAAAGAGGAGGAAATGCCTAGAGAGGATGAGATACTTTTCACATCGGAGAGAAAGATGATGACAACGGTAAACAAGGTGGAAGACCGGTGTGATGCTTTCACGAAAGGCGCTCCAGAATTTGTCTTAGAGAAATGCTCCCATATAATGATTGAAGGCGAGAGAAAAGAACTTACAGAACAGAAAAAACAGGATATACTTGAAAAGAACAAAGAATACGCAAATGATGCATTAAGAGTTCTGGCACTGGCCTACAGAGAGGATGTATCCGAACCATTTGACGCTGAAAACATAGAGGAAGATCTTACACTTCTGGGACTTGCTGGAATGATTGACCCGGCTAGAGAGAATGTAAAGGATGCGATAGAGACATCTCATACTGCTGGTGTGGATGTGAAAATGGTTACAGGTGATAACCCGCGTACAGCTAAGGCTATTGCAGAACAGATAGGTCTCGTGGATTCTGATGCCAGGGTGATGACAGGAGACGAGATAGAGGAAATGGATGAAGAAGAACTGATGGATGTACTCCCTGATGTGGAGATATATGCCAGGACAAAACCGGAGCATAAAAACAGTATAGTAAGTGCATTACAGGACGAAGGAGAGATCGTTGCGATGACAGGGGATGGAGTAAACGATGCTCCGGCCGTGAAAAACGCGGATGTAGGCGTTGGAATGGGTCAGAAAGGAACAGATGTTACAAAAGAAGCCTCCGATGTAATACTGGAAGATGATAACTTTGGAAGCATTGTATCCGCAGTAGAAGACGGTAGACGTATATATGATAATATTGAGAAGTTTACAACCTACTTGGTATCCAGAAACTTTGCAGAAATCATTACTATTCTAGCGGTAGTATTAACATTCCCTTACCTATTCGGGGAATCCGGTTTCAAGTACTTGCCGCTTATAGCTCTGCAGATACTGTTCATTAACGTTGTAGAGGAAGAGCTTCCATCAATATCTCTCGGCCTTGATCCGGCGGAGAAAGGAATTATGAAGAGAATGCCGAGGCCTCCAGACACAAAGATACTTAACTCAAGGAACCTAGCGCTTGTATCCGGAATATCCTTGATAGCTGGTCTGTTCGGCTACCTGGCGTTTATAGCAAGCAACCCTATAGTTGAACCGGAAAGAGCCAGAACTGTGGTATTCGCCACAAGCGTCCTTACAGTGGTTCTGAAAACATTCAGCTTCAGATCACTCACCCGGAACATAACAGAGATAGACCTCTTGAAAAACAAGCTGACGATCCTATCTGCAATCGTTGTGCTCCCGGCCGGTCTGGTCGCCATATACTTCCCGCAGCTGGCAAGGTCTGAAGTATTCGGGCATCAACCACCAGGGCTCGAAGGATGGATGCTTGCAGTGGCAGGAGCAGTAATCACAGTCCTGTTCATAGAGGCAGAAAAAGTCTACAGAAAGAGAAAGAAGTGA